One segment of Agrococcus sp. ProA11 DNA contains the following:
- the dinB gene encoding DNA polymerase IV, whose amino-acid sequence MSKQDGSNRLVSGPEVDDATATIMHVDLDAFFASASLLARPDLIGRPVVIGHDSNRSVVTAATYEARKYGVHSAMPMARALRLCPNAVILEPDFSLYSRLSKHVMGILDETSPDVERLGIDEAFVGIAGLRRLAGGANRIAPALRARITAETGLVASIGAASTKYVAKLASSRAKPDGMLVVPDERVIAFLHPQPVSALWGVGPKQQERLARYGLHTIADVANTSQERLSAWFGEATGHHLADLAWGRDPRAVTERGQEQSFGHNHTFFRDVTEHAELQGEILRLATGVGRRLRDASVQARTVTLTVRFHDFRTITRSRTLPEATDVTRVIVETAWSLLDALGPLAPVRLLGVRASSVQQAGDHGLLWDDTETWGSAERAMDAVHDRFGAATVVPASMLRRERKRDDTGPSGGD is encoded by the coding sequence GTGAGCAAGCAGGACGGCTCGAACCGACTGGTCTCGGGGCCGGAGGTCGACGACGCGACCGCGACGATCATGCACGTCGACCTCGATGCGTTTTTCGCGTCCGCGTCGCTGCTCGCGCGGCCCGATCTCATCGGCAGGCCGGTGGTGATCGGCCACGACTCGAACCGCTCCGTCGTCACCGCTGCGACCTACGAGGCGCGCAAGTACGGGGTGCACTCGGCGATGCCGATGGCGCGAGCACTGCGGCTGTGCCCGAACGCGGTCATCCTGGAGCCCGACTTCTCGCTCTACTCGCGGCTGTCGAAGCACGTCATGGGCATCCTCGACGAGACCTCGCCCGACGTCGAGCGGCTCGGCATCGACGAGGCGTTCGTCGGCATCGCCGGGCTCCGCCGGCTCGCGGGCGGCGCGAACCGCATCGCGCCGGCGCTGCGCGCCCGCATCACCGCCGAGACCGGCCTCGTCGCCTCGATCGGCGCGGCGAGCACGAAGTACGTCGCGAAGCTGGCCTCCTCGCGCGCGAAGCCCGACGGGATGCTGGTCGTGCCGGACGAGCGCGTGATCGCCTTCCTGCATCCGCAGCCGGTCTCGGCGCTCTGGGGTGTGGGGCCGAAGCAGCAGGAGCGGCTGGCGCGCTACGGCCTGCACACGATCGCGGATGTCGCCAACACCTCGCAGGAGCGGCTGAGCGCCTGGTTCGGCGAGGCGACCGGCCACCATCTCGCCGACCTCGCCTGGGGCCGCGACCCGCGCGCCGTCACCGAGCGCGGCCAGGAGCAGTCGTTCGGCCACAACCACACGTTCTTCCGCGATGTCACCGAGCACGCCGAGCTGCAGGGGGAGATCCTGCGCCTCGCCACCGGGGTGGGTCGGCGCCTGCGCGACGCGAGCGTGCAGGCGCGCACCGTCACGCTGACCGTGCGCTTCCACGACTTCCGCACCATCACGCGCTCGCGCACACTCCCCGAGGCCACCGACGTCACGCGCGTGATCGTCGAGACCGCCTGGTCGCTGCTCGACGCGCTCGGCCCGCTGGCGCCCGTGCGCCTGCTGGGCGTGCGCGCGAGCTCGGTGCAGCAGGCCGGCGACCACGGCCTGCTGTGGGATGACACCGAGACCTGGGGGAGCGCGGAGCGGGCGATGGATGCCGTGCACGACCGCTTCGGCGCCGCCACCGTCGTGCCCGCCAGCATGCTGCGGCGCGAGCGCAAGCGCGACGACACCGGCCCGTCCGGCGGGGACTGA
- a CDS encoding type B 50S ribosomal protein L31 — translation MKTETHPDYQSIVFRDLASGETFLTRSTLTSDKTIELDGETYPVIDVEISSASHPFYTGKQRIMDSAGRVEKFKNRYKGFGG, via the coding sequence ATGAAGACCGAGACCCACCCCGACTACCAGTCGATCGTGTTCCGCGACCTCGCATCCGGCGAGACGTTCCTGACGCGCTCGACGCTGACGAGCGACAAGACGATCGAGCTGGATGGCGAGACCTACCCGGTCATCGACGTCGAGATCTCGTCGGCCTCGCACCCGTTCTACACGGGCAAGCAGCGCATCATGGACTCCGCCGGCCGCGTCGAGAAGTTCAAGAACCGCTACAAGGGCTTCGGCGGCTGA
- a CDS encoding Sir2 family NAD-dependent protein deacetylase → MLDTAIDLLRGRRIAVLTGAGISTDSGIPDYRGAGAPRRTPMVFETFRTSEDARRRYWAGSHLGWQRFISVHPNDGHRALARLEEAGLVSGIATQNVDDLHERAGSREVVHVHGQMHTVTCLHCGTTFDRGTIAAEIERLNSWIVVPEQVRLQPDGDVEIDAAQDFQVPACPVCGGMLKPDVVFFGEFVPPQTFAAARDVIAAGDVVLVAGTSLVVNSGTRLLEVARRSDVPIVIVNRGETKWDARSAVRVEGGTSEALTAIADALVAPF, encoded by the coding sequence GTGCTCGACACAGCCATCGACCTGCTCCGTGGCCGCCGGATCGCCGTGCTGACCGGTGCCGGCATCTCGACCGACTCCGGCATCCCCGACTACCGCGGCGCGGGTGCGCCGCGGCGCACGCCGATGGTCTTCGAGACCTTCCGCACGAGCGAGGATGCCCGCCGCCGCTATTGGGCCGGCAGCCACTTGGGGTGGCAGCGCTTCATCTCGGTGCATCCGAACGACGGGCATCGAGCCCTCGCTCGCCTCGAGGAGGCGGGGCTCGTCAGCGGCATCGCGACGCAGAACGTCGACGACCTGCACGAGCGCGCGGGCTCGCGGGAGGTCGTGCACGTGCACGGGCAGATGCACACGGTTACCTGCCTGCACTGCGGCACGACGTTCGACCGCGGGACGATCGCGGCGGAGATCGAGCGGTTGAACTCGTGGATCGTGGTGCCGGAGCAGGTGCGGCTGCAGCCCGACGGCGACGTCGAGATCGACGCCGCGCAGGATTTCCAGGTGCCCGCCTGCCCGGTCTGCGGCGGCATGCTGAAGCCCGACGTGGTCTTCTTCGGCGAGTTCGTGCCCCCGCAGACCTTCGCCGCCGCGCGCGACGTGATCGCGGCGGGTGACGTGGTGCTGGTGGCGGGCACATCCCTGGTGGTGAACTCCGGCACGCGACTGCTCGAGGTCGCGCGTCGCAGCGACGTGCCCATCGTGATCGTCAACCGCGGAGAGACGAAGTGGGATGCGCGCTCTGCCGTGCGCGTCGAGGGCGGCACGAGCGAGGCGCTGACGGCCATCGCCGACGCGCTGGTAGCCCCCTTCTAG
- a CDS encoding glycosyltransferase family 1 protein, with product MRILFDCRYVRFPRHDGISRFSAELVAGLSREHEVMMLLSDERQRTMLPDLPFVLGPSPTGPLEPLTAWRLRGVQADIAYSPMQTIGATGRAWPLVTTVHDLIYYRHPTPPHDLPAAVRLLWRAYHRSFAPQRMLLNAVDGVVTISETTRGLIERHRLTRKPVAIVPNAAVALGEQVDRSAPATKRLVYMGSFMPYKDVETLVRAAALLPGHELHLCSRVDPATRDRLRALAPSAAIVFHDGVADDEYAELLRSATALVHASRDEGFGIPLLEAMTLGVPVIVADTAIFREVGGDAAVYFPVGDADALARAVRALQGEWAERSRAALERAAAFSWRDSADRLGAFLEQIAAAAPRPRP from the coding sequence GTGCGCATCCTGTTCGACTGCCGCTACGTGCGGTTCCCGCGGCACGACGGCATCTCGCGCTTCTCCGCCGAGCTCGTCGCCGGCCTGTCGCGCGAGCACGAGGTCATGATGCTGCTCAGCGACGAGCGGCAGCGCACCATGCTGCCGGATCTGCCGTTCGTGCTCGGGCCGTCGCCGACCGGGCCGCTCGAGCCGCTGACCGCGTGGCGCCTGCGCGGCGTGCAGGCCGACATCGCCTACTCGCCGATGCAGACGATCGGCGCCACCGGCCGCGCCTGGCCGCTCGTGACGACCGTGCACGACCTCATCTACTACCGCCATCCGACGCCGCCGCATGACCTGCCGGCTGCGGTGCGGCTGCTGTGGCGGGCCTACCACCGCTCGTTCGCGCCGCAGCGGATGCTGCTGAACGCCGTCGACGGCGTCGTCACGATCTCGGAGACCACGCGCGGGCTCATCGAGCGACACCGCCTCACGCGCAAGCCGGTCGCCATCGTGCCGAACGCCGCCGTCGCGCTGGGGGAGCAGGTCGACCGCAGCGCGCCCGCCACGAAGCGCCTCGTCTACATGGGCTCGTTCATGCCGTACAAGGATGTCGAGACGCTCGTGCGCGCCGCCGCGCTGCTGCCCGGGCACGAGCTGCACCTCTGCAGCCGCGTCGACCCCGCCACCCGCGACCGGCTCCGAGCGCTCGCGCCGAGCGCTGCGATCGTCTTCCACGACGGGGTGGCCGACGACGAGTATGCCGAGCTGCTGCGCAGCGCCACCGCGCTCGTGCACGCCTCGCGCGACGAGGGCTTCGGCATCCCGCTGCTCGAGGCCATGACGCTCGGCGTGCCGGTCATCGTCGCCGACACGGCGATCTTCCGCGAGGTCGGCGGCGACGCCGCGGTCTACTTCCCGGTGGGCGATGCGGATGCGCTGGCACGCGCCGTGCGCGCCCTGCAAGGGGAGTGGGCGGAGCGATCGAGGGCGGCGCTCGAGCGGGCTGCCGCCTTCAGCTGGCGCGACTCCGCCGACCGCCTCGGCGCCTTCTTGGAGCAGATCGCGGCGGCTGCGCCCCGCCCGCGCCCGTAG
- the glgA gene encoding glycogen synthase translates to MRVDLLTKEYPPAVYGGAGVHVAELVRALRQSTEVQVRCFGQPRDEADTTAYDVPEALADANGALQTLAVDLQIADAVEGTDIVHSHTWYANEAGRLAQELHGVPHVVTAHSLEPLRPWKAEQLAGGYRISSDIERRAYEAADRVIAVSNGMRADILRSYPALDPERVVTIYNGIDLEAWSPNHDADRARELGLDPDHPSIVFVGRITRQKGLPHLLRAARELPDGVQLILCAGAPDTPEIMAEVKALVQELQQTREGVVWIDESLPREDLCALLTHATTFVCPSVYEPLGIVNLEAMACGAPVVGSGTGGIPEVIDDGVTGFVVPIDQVQDGTGTPTDPDRYEADLADALSRMVADPEAAKRMGEAGRERARTHFNWEQIAEQTREVYATVIAERAQ, encoded by the coding sequence ATGCGCGTCGATCTGCTCACCAAGGAATACCCGCCCGCTGTCTACGGGGGTGCCGGCGTCCACGTCGCCGAGCTCGTCAGGGCGCTGCGGCAGAGCACCGAGGTGCAGGTGCGCTGCTTCGGCCAGCCGCGGGACGAGGCCGACACCACGGCGTACGACGTGCCGGAGGCGCTCGCCGACGCGAACGGTGCGCTGCAGACGCTCGCGGTCGACCTGCAGATCGCCGACGCGGTGGAAGGCACCGACATCGTGCACTCGCACACCTGGTACGCGAACGAGGCCGGCAGGCTCGCGCAGGAGCTGCACGGTGTGCCGCACGTCGTCACGGCGCACTCGCTCGAGCCGCTGCGACCCTGGAAGGCAGAGCAGCTCGCCGGGGGCTATCGCATTTCGAGCGACATCGAGCGCCGCGCCTACGAGGCCGCCGACCGCGTGATCGCGGTCTCGAACGGCATGCGCGCCGACATCCTGCGCTCGTACCCGGCACTCGACCCGGAGCGCGTGGTCACCATCTACAACGGCATCGACCTCGAGGCATGGTCGCCGAACCACGACGCCGATCGCGCCCGCGAGCTGGGGCTCGACCCCGACCATCCGTCGATCGTGTTCGTCGGCCGCATCACGCGCCAGAAGGGCCTGCCGCACCTGCTGCGCGCCGCCCGCGAGCTGCCGGACGGCGTGCAGCTCATCCTGTGCGCCGGCGCACCCGACACGCCCGAGATCATGGCGGAGGTCAAGGCGCTCGTGCAGGAGCTGCAGCAGACCCGCGAGGGCGTGGTCTGGATCGACGAGTCACTGCCGCGCGAGGATCTGTGCGCGCTGCTCACCCACGCCACCACCTTCGTGTGCCCGAGCGTCTACGAGCCGCTCGGCATCGTCAACCTGGAAGCCATGGCCTGCGGCGCACCCGTGGTCGGCAGCGGCACGGGCGGCATCCCCGAGGTGATCGACGACGGCGTCACGGGCTTCGTCGTGCCGATCGATCAGGTGCAGGACGGCACCGGCACGCCCACCGATCCCGACCGCTACGAGGCCGACCTCGCCGACGCGCTCTCGCGCATGGTCGCCGACCCGGAGGCGGCGAAGCGCATGGGCGAAGCGGGTCGCGAGCGCGCTCGCACGCACTTCAACTGGGAGCAGATCGCCGAGCAGACCCGCGAGGTCTACGCGACGGTCATCGCCGAGCGCGCGCAGTAG
- a CDS encoding exonuclease domain-containing protein has product MTDTQMHRPILAVSPAAPDRWIDRLVVFDLETTGVDPAEARIVTAYVGVLDASGAVIEERSWIVDPGIEIPEGSIAVHGITTERARAEGAAALGAVCEIRDVLAGYLAQGLAVCAFNAAYDVSLLDAECRRHGHEPLEMKPVIDPMVLDRRFDRFRRGKRTLTVATATYGVELLDAHDASADAIAAGRLAQAMAAKFAELRIDPISLHELTATWADEQAADFEQFRRRTDPAFSAGRGWPLRA; this is encoded by the coding sequence ATGACCGACACCCAGATGCACCGACCGATCCTCGCGGTGAGCCCAGCGGCGCCCGACCGCTGGATCGACCGGCTGGTCGTGTTCGACCTCGAGACCACCGGCGTCGACCCCGCCGAGGCGCGCATCGTCACGGCGTACGTCGGCGTGCTGGATGCCTCCGGTGCGGTCATCGAGGAGCGGTCCTGGATCGTCGATCCCGGCATCGAGATCCCCGAGGGATCGATCGCGGTCCACGGGATCACGACCGAGCGTGCGCGCGCCGAAGGCGCCGCGGCGCTCGGCGCGGTGTGCGAGATCCGCGATGTGCTGGCCGGGTATCTCGCGCAGGGACTCGCCGTCTGCGCGTTCAACGCGGCGTACGACGTGTCGCTGCTGGACGCGGAGTGCCGGCGCCACGGGCACGAGCCGCTGGAGATGAAGCCGGTCATCGACCCGATGGTGCTCGACCGCCGGTTCGACCGGTTCCGGCGCGGCAAGCGCACGCTGACCGTCGCGACCGCCACCTACGGCGTCGAGCTGCTCGACGCGCATGACGCGAGCGCCGACGCCATCGCGGCCGGTCGCCTGGCCCAGGCGATGGCCGCGAAGTTCGCCGAGCTGCGCATCGATCCCATCTCCCTGCACGAGCTGACGGCCACCTGGGCCGATGAGCAGGCTGCCGACTTCGAGCAGTTCCGCCGCCGCACCGACCCCGCCTTCAGCGCCGGCCGCGGCTGGCCGCTGCGCGCCTGA
- a CDS encoding RNA methyltransferase, whose translation MQIIEIDSLDDARLQDYVALTDVALRRRTEPERGLYIAESQTVLERALRAGHRPRSVLVAPRWLPQVEAVLQESAATAEVPVFVGEEPVLEQLTGFHLHRGALASMQRPVLPDAATLLAQARRVVVLDGLVDHTNVGAAFRSVAGIGADAVLVTQTCADPLYRRSVRVSMGTVLQVPWTRIESLEAAAPIFRDAGFETVAMALRDDAVDLEQYAADPAERVALVFGSEGPGLSRRALAAADRVVRIPMHHGVDSLNVAASAAVAMWALRGAA comes from the coding sequence ATGCAGATCATCGAGATCGACTCGCTCGACGATGCCCGGCTGCAGGACTACGTGGCGCTCACCGACGTGGCGCTGCGCCGCCGCACCGAGCCCGAGCGCGGGCTCTACATCGCCGAGTCGCAGACCGTGCTCGAGCGTGCGCTGCGCGCTGGCCACCGGCCCCGGTCGGTGCTGGTCGCACCGCGCTGGCTGCCGCAGGTGGAGGCAGTGCTGCAGGAGTCCGCCGCGACCGCCGAGGTGCCCGTCTTCGTCGGCGAGGAGCCCGTGCTCGAGCAGCTCACCGGCTTCCACCTCCACCGCGGCGCACTCGCGTCGATGCAGCGTCCCGTGCTGCCGGATGCCGCGACGCTGCTGGCGCAGGCACGACGCGTCGTCGTGCTCGACGGCCTCGTCGACCACACCAACGTCGGGGCTGCCTTCCGCTCGGTCGCGGGCATCGGGGCCGATGCCGTGCTCGTCACCCAGACCTGCGCCGACCCGCTCTATCGGCGCAGCGTGCGCGTGTCGATGGGCACGGTGCTGCAGGTGCCGTGGACCCGCATCGAGTCGCTCGAGGCCGCCGCACCCATCTTCCGCGATGCCGGCTTCGAGACGGTCGCGATGGCGCTCCGCGATGACGCCGTCGACCTCGAGCAGTACGCCGCGGACCCCGCTGAGCGCGTCGCGCTCGTGTTCGGCTCCGAGGGCCCGGGCCTGAGTCGCCGGGCGCTGGCCGCCGCCGACCGGGTGGTGCGGATCCCCATGCACCACGGCGTCGACTCGCTCAACGTCGCCGCGTCCGCCGCGGTCGCGATGTGGGCGCTGCGGGGCGCCGCATGA
- the hutU gene encoding urocanate hydratase, producing the protein MTLSSPGHEARPVRAARGTERTAKSWQTEAPLRMLMNNLDPEVAERPDDLVVYGGTGRAARSWAAFDAIVDTLRDLEDDETLLVQSGKPVGVLRTHRWAPRVLLANSNLVGDWATWPEFRRLEAEGLMMYGQMTAGSWIYIGTQGILQGTFETFAAIAKKRFGGTLAGTITLTGGCGGMGGAQPLAVTLNDGACLIVDVDESRLRRRVGKRYLDEVASDLDDALAKVQLAKDERRGWSVGLVGNAAEVFPEILRRHRAGQITIDVVTDQTSAHDPLSYLPLGCSVADWQERAAADPQAFTRDAQASMATHVEAMVGFLDSGAEVFDYGNSIRDEARHGGFARAFDFPGFVPAYIRPLFCEGLGPFRWVALSGDPEDIRVTDEAILELFPEDAHLHRWIRAAQERVEFEGLPARICWLGYGERHRAALRFNELVAEGKLSAPIVIGRDHLDSGSVASPYRETEAMADGSDAIADWPLLNALTAASSGATWVSIHHGGGVGIGRSIHTGQVSVADGTELAAEKLSRLLLNDPGMGVIRHVDAGYRRAVDVAGERGVRIPMEPVIRDGGEER; encoded by the coding sequence ATGACCCTTTCGTCCCCCGGCCACGAGGCCCGACCGGTGCGTGCCGCGCGCGGCACCGAGCGCACCGCGAAGAGCTGGCAGACCGAGGCGCCGCTGCGCATGCTCATGAACAACCTCGACCCAGAGGTCGCCGAGCGCCCGGACGACCTGGTCGTCTACGGCGGCACCGGGCGCGCGGCTCGTAGCTGGGCGGCGTTCGACGCCATCGTCGACACGCTGCGCGACCTGGAGGACGACGAGACGCTGCTCGTGCAGTCGGGCAAGCCCGTCGGCGTGCTCCGCACGCACCGCTGGGCGCCGCGCGTGCTGCTGGCCAACTCGAATCTGGTGGGCGACTGGGCGACCTGGCCCGAGTTCCGCCGCCTGGAGGCAGAGGGGCTCATGATGTACGGCCAGATGACGGCCGGCTCCTGGATCTACATCGGTACGCAGGGCATCCTGCAGGGCACCTTCGAGACCTTCGCCGCGATCGCGAAGAAGCGCTTCGGCGGCACGCTCGCCGGCACCATCACGCTCACGGGCGGATGCGGCGGCATGGGCGGCGCGCAGCCGCTCGCCGTGACGCTCAACGACGGCGCATGCCTCATCGTCGACGTCGACGAGAGCCGCCTGCGACGCCGGGTCGGCAAGCGCTACCTCGACGAGGTCGCATCCGACCTGGACGACGCGCTGGCGAAGGTGCAGCTGGCCAAGGACGAGCGGCGCGGATGGTCGGTCGGCCTGGTGGGCAACGCGGCGGAGGTCTTCCCGGAGATCCTGCGGCGGCATCGGGCGGGGCAGATCACGATCGACGTGGTCACCGACCAGACGAGCGCCCACGACCCGCTGTCGTACCTGCCGCTCGGGTGCTCGGTCGCCGACTGGCAGGAGCGAGCGGCCGCAGATCCGCAGGCGTTCACGCGCGACGCGCAAGCCTCCATGGCGACGCATGTCGAGGCGATGGTCGGCTTCCTCGACAGCGGCGCGGAGGTGTTCGACTACGGCAACTCCATCCGTGACGAGGCGCGCCACGGCGGCTTCGCGCGCGCGTTCGACTTCCCGGGCTTCGTGCCCGCCTACATCCGGCCGCTCTTCTGCGAGGGCCTCGGCCCGTTCCGCTGGGTGGCGCTCTCGGGCGACCCGGAGGACATTCGCGTCACCGATGAGGCGATCCTCGAGCTGTTCCCCGAGGATGCGCACCTGCACCGCTGGATCCGCGCCGCGCAGGAGCGGGTCGAGTTCGAGGGCCTGCCCGCCCGCATCTGCTGGCTCGGCTACGGCGAGCGGCATCGCGCGGCCCTGCGGTTCAACGAGCTGGTCGCCGAGGGCAAGCTCTCGGCGCCCATCGTCATCGGTCGCGATCACCTCGACTCCGGCTCGGTCGCCTCGCCCTACCGGGAGACCGAGGCGATGGCCGACGGCTCCGATGCGATCGCCGACTGGCCGCTGCTGAACGCGCTCACGGCGGCCTCCTCCGGCGCCACCTGGGTATCGATCCACCACGGCGGCGGCGTGGGCATCGGGCGCTCCATCCACACGGGGCAGGTCTCGGTCGCGGACGGCACCGAGCTCGCCGCCGAGAAGCTCTCCCGGCTGCTGCTCAACGACCCGGGCATGGGCGTCATCCGGCATGTCGACGCCGGGTATCGGCGGGCCGTGGACGTCGCGGGGGAGCGGGGCGTGCGCATCCCCATGGAGCCCGTGATCCGCGACGGCGGGGAGGAGCGATGA
- a CDS encoding ABC transporter ATP-binding protein yields MASVLELTDVSFVRNGNRILDSVSWTVDETDRWVILGPNGAGKSTILQLAAASTHPTSGTVEVLGERIGAVDVFELRTRIGLAATGLARRIPPQERVGDVVLTAAYAVTGRWTERYESFDLERAAEVMDAWDLTGLSTRSFGTLSDGERKRVQIARAVMTDPELMLLDEPAGSLDLGARESLLESLADYASSDLAPAIVMVTHHVEEIPPGFTHAMLLADGAIQAAGPLAEVLTDEHLTTTFGVPLHVQHEDGRWSARAKR; encoded by the coding sequence ATGGCCAGTGTCCTCGAGCTCACCGACGTCTCGTTCGTCAGGAACGGCAATCGCATCCTCGATTCGGTCTCCTGGACGGTCGACGAGACCGACCGCTGGGTGATCCTGGGGCCGAACGGCGCCGGCAAGTCGACGATCCTGCAGCTGGCTGCCGCGTCGACGCATCCGACCTCGGGCACCGTGGAGGTGCTGGGGGAGCGGATCGGCGCGGTCGACGTCTTCGAGCTGCGCACGCGCATCGGCCTCGCCGCCACGGGCCTGGCGCGGCGGATCCCGCCGCAGGAGCGCGTCGGCGACGTCGTGCTCACCGCCGCCTACGCCGTGACCGGCCGCTGGACGGAGCGCTACGAGTCGTTCGACCTCGAGCGCGCCGCCGAGGTGATGGACGCGTGGGATCTCACCGGGCTCTCCACCCGCAGCTTCGGCACCCTCTCCGACGGAGAGCGCAAGCGCGTGCAGATCGCGCGCGCCGTGATGACCGATCCCGAGCTCATGCTGCTCGACGAGCCGGCCGGCAGCCTCGACCTCGGGGCGCGCGAGTCGCTGCTGGAGTCGCTGGCCGACTACGCCTCGAGCGATCTCGCGCCGGCAATCGTGATGGTCACGCACCACGTCGAGGAGATCCCGCCGGGCTTCACGCACGCGATGCTGCTCGCTGACGGTGCGATCCAGGCGGCGGGCCCGCTCGCCGAGGTGCTCACCGATGAGCACCTGACCACCACATTCGGTGTGCCGCTGCACGTGCAGCACGAGGACGGTCGCTGGAGCGCCCGCGCCAAGCGCTAA
- a CDS encoding SGNH/GDSL hydrolase family protein has translation MQHAGMEHPYTRYVALGDSFTEGVGDDEPSLPNGVRGWADRVAEELARTRPDFEYGNLAIRGRLLGQIEAEQLEPAIALQPDLVTISAGGNDLIRPGGDPDALAARLDGIVGRLRATGAEVVLFNGPDIAMTPVLRSIRGKVGIYNANLFGVAAKHGAVMADMWSARHLQQPQMWAPDRLHFSPYGHHAIAILVLDALGVQHSLSPMEPEPLPDLTRYQLRREDLQWAREHFGPWVVRRLRRRSSGDTILPKRPEPSHVEPIARQDDGA, from the coding sequence ATGCAGCACGCAGGCATGGAACACCCCTACACGCGCTACGTCGCGCTCGGCGACAGCTTCACCGAGGGCGTGGGCGACGATGAGCCGAGCCTGCCGAACGGCGTGCGCGGCTGGGCCGATCGCGTCGCGGAGGAGCTCGCGCGCACGCGTCCCGACTTCGAGTACGGCAACCTCGCGATCCGCGGTCGGCTGCTCGGCCAGATCGAGGCTGAGCAGCTGGAGCCGGCCATCGCCCTGCAGCCCGATCTGGTGACCATCTCCGCGGGCGGCAACGACCTCATCCGACCCGGCGGCGACCCCGATGCGCTTGCCGCACGGCTGGACGGCATCGTCGGAAGGCTCCGTGCCACCGGGGCCGAGGTCGTGCTGTTCAACGGCCCCGACATCGCCATGACGCCGGTGCTGCGGTCGATCCGCGGCAAGGTCGGCATCTACAACGCGAACCTCTTCGGCGTCGCGGCGAAGCACGGCGCTGTCATGGCGGACATGTGGTCGGCGCGCCATCTGCAGCAGCCGCAGATGTGGGCGCCCGACCGGCTGCACTTCTCCCCCTACGGCCACCACGCGATCGCGATCCTGGTGCTCGACGCGCTCGGCGTGCAGCATTCGCTGTCACCGATGGAGCCCGAGCCCCTGCCCGACCTCACGCGCTACCAGCTGCGGCGCGAGGATCTGCAGTGGGCGCGCGAGCACTTCGGGCCGTGGGTGGTGCGCCGGCTGCGCCGCAGGTCGTCCGGCGACACCATCCTGCCGAAGCGGCCGGAGCCTTCGCACGTCGAGCCGATCGCGCGGCAGGACGACGGCGCCTGA
- a CDS encoding alpha/beta hydrolase translates to MPVEDGSVDRRAVESPYRALVEQLPQRRRDVAVAGARTAVFEYGPEDAPPIVFVHGFRGDHHGLEPVAAHLPGLRVIAPDLPGFGDSDALPHATIDAYASWLQAFVAATAPGAVVLGHSFGSIVVAHAAAAGLDASRIVLVNPIATPALAGTNKIGSLLALGYYRAAAALPERAGLALLGAPPIVRGMSAFMAKTREPQLLRWIHDQHDRYFSRYASRQSVLEAFDASIRHTVGEVAARVTQPVQLIAADRDDITPLSHQHRLRTRFPDARLSVLTGVGHLVHYEQPREAARVIRRFLAEQR, encoded by the coding sequence GTGCCTGTGGAAGACGGATCCGTGGATCGCCGAGCGGTGGAATCGCCGTACCGGGCGCTGGTCGAGCAGCTGCCGCAGCGCCGGCGCGACGTCGCCGTCGCAGGGGCGCGCACCGCGGTGTTCGAGTACGGACCCGAGGACGCGCCGCCGATCGTCTTCGTGCACGGCTTCCGCGGCGACCATCACGGCCTCGAGCCGGTCGCTGCGCACCTGCCCGGCCTGCGCGTGATCGCACCCGATCTGCCGGGGTTCGGGGATTCGGATGCGCTGCCGCACGCCACCATCGACGCCTACGCGAGCTGGCTGCAGGCATTCGTCGCCGCGACAGCGCCCGGCGCCGTCGTGCTCGGCCACTCCTTCGGCTCGATCGTCGTCGCGCATGCGGCGGCGGCAGGCTTGGACGCCTCCCGGATCGTGCTCGTGAACCCGATCGCGACGCCGGCACTGGCAGGCACGAACAAGATCGGCTCGCTGCTCGCGCTCGGCTACTACCGAGCGGCGGCCGCACTGCCGGAGCGCGCGGGTCTCGCGCTGCTGGGCGCGCCGCCCATCGTGCGCGGCATGAGCGCCTTCATGGCGAAGACGCGCGAGCCCCAGCTGCTGCGCTGGATCCACGACCAGCACGACCGCTACTTCTCCCGCTACGCCTCACGACAGTCGGTGCTGGAGGCGTTCGACGCCTCCATCCGCCACACGGTCGGCGAGGTCGCCGCCCGTGTCACGCAGCCCGTGCAGCTCATCGCGGCGGACCGCGACGACATCACGCCGCTGTCGCACCAGCACCGGCTGCGCACCCGGTTCCCCGACGCGCGGCTGTCGGTGCTCACGGGCGTCGGCCATCTCGTGCACTACGAGCAGCCGCGCGAGGCCGCCCGCGTCATCCGGCGTTTCCTGGCAGAGCAGCGGTAG